Below is a genomic region from Pectobacterium polaris.
ATATTACGGAAGAAGCCGAGCATCTTGACGTCGGCGATTAAGCCGTAAGGCGACATCAGGAACATATAAATGCTCTGTGCTGGCATCGATAAGGCGATATAGAGGAAAAAGCTTAATAACAGATATTTCAGGCTACGCAGCGGAATATCCAGCCACTTCGGAAGAATGAAGTGACGGCCAAATATTTTTTTCCCCAATGCACCTACCCACTCGGAAATCGTGCCGATAGGACACAGCCAGGAACAGAACGATTTCTTCAGTAACAGGCTGGTGAGAATAAATGCGAGAAGTAATAACATTGACGCAAGGTGGATAGGGGGAAAATCACCTGTTTCCCACGTGAACTTCACGTTCATCAATCCGGCAATCGGCAGCCAGCCCTCAATACCGCCCGGCCTCGACATATAAAGGCTCGTGCCGCCAGTTTCAAAGTAGCGTACCCAAAAGTAGAAGGTGATGCCGATATAGATGTTAATTGCCAGTAGCAGAATTTGCGTCGCTCTGCGCCAGGTCAGGGCGTTGCGCCAGTCATTCCAGAGAAGTTTACCGCCAGTGGTTCCGGGGCGGCGTTGCCACCGCTTTCTTGCTTTCTCACTCATTGCTCTCAATTGCCCCCATTTATTTTTTTCACTCGGTGCTTTCAATACACCGAAGGGATCGTGGGGCAACGTTATCACGCTCGGAATGGTTAAAAATTGATTTGTGCATTGTAAATGCATGTTTGTGGGTTTTTTTAGCTGCTTGATTTGAATAAGAAGAGAGGGGCAAGAGTGCAGAAGGGCGATTTTTCTAAGAGCAATATGAGAGATATAAAAAAGAATGGATACGTAAACGTACCCATTCTATTAATTACCAGACGGTATTATTTTTGGATATATCTGTCATGCTTCAAACTGTGTGAGTGATCCTGAGCCAGCGTATAGAAATACCTTGCTACATTTGCACCATTCTCATGAATTAGGTTATTTTTTATTAAAAGCAAAAATTATAGTTGTTATTAAATGATCTGTTTTTATTGTTTTCTTTTAATTATCACCTGGGTTTTTAATTAATGGCTTTTTACATTATGCCTGAGTGTGCTGTTTTGCCTGTAGTTCCTCTTTTCGCATCGTTCTGACAATTTTATAAATCCATTGCAGCGAGACATTATATTTTTTAGCCAGCGCGCTGTGATTGCGCCCGTCAAACTCTTCATAGATTTGAAGATCGCGTTGAGACGCGCGCCAGGAGATTCCCATCGGGAAATAAACGTTTTGCCCGCCCCATACGGTCATCATATGTTTGGCAACGGCATTGCCGACCAGCTCGGCGGTTTGTGGATCCAACTCCGTGACGGTTTTGACCGTATCGGCAACATGTTGAGAAAGCTCGACCAGAAGCTCAGGACCTTTACTGCGAAATTGTGGCTCAGTCATAAATCACCCTATTGTTATGTGTGTTGTTACTGACGTGAAAACTGGGTTGTTACCTTTGCAGAGACTTCCCTGCTGCTATGTGTCTATTTAAAACTATAGTTGTTTTTATGTCAACATCTTTAGTTTTAATTTAAGTTGTTTTTGGTTGTAAAAAGAAATGACAAGGTGGAGGGGCTACACGCAAAAGAGGCCCGATGAGGGACAAAAAAAATCCCGCCACAGGGCGGGAAAGGAACAACATAGACAGGATGAATAACACAACATCAACAAGGGTTGATGAGACAATAGCACGGGGATTGTATAAAACTGTTGCGCGTAGGTAAGGTTATTTGGGCGGGGGTAAACGCTTTTTAGCGCTGAAACATTTATTGATAAAACAAGCCGATGTCCGTATCGGTCCATCGGCGTTGATGAGAGGAAAAGAGAGAACTATGGCGCGAGATTCCGCCATTACCGGGCTATAGCA
It encodes:
- a CDS encoding 4Fe-4S binding protein — its product is MSEKARKRWQRRPGTTGGKLLWNDWRNALTWRRATQILLLAINIYIGITFYFWVRYFETGGTSLYMSRPGGIEGWLPIAGLMNVKFTWETGDFPPIHLASMLLLLAFILTSLLLKKSFCSWLCPIGTISEWVGALGKKIFGRHFILPKWLDIPLRSLKYLLLSFFLYIALSMPAQSIYMFLMSPYGLIADVKMLGFFRNIGTITLVCVFLFTFVSLFVRHFWCRYLCPYGALMGIFSLLSPFKIRRNATSCIDCGKCAKACPSNIPVDKLIQVRTAECTACMTCVESCPVSSTLYFSLTQPSGLQEKGSEIAKPLWRQTALSGLTMTVLVLGILFGMIGFAMYIGGWDSPIPEHMYFRLIPGSQSIGHP
- a CDS encoding Mor transcription activator family protein, translating into MTEPQFRSKGPELLVELSQHVADTVKTVTELDPQTAELVGNAVAKHMMTVWGGQNVYFPMGISWRASQRDLQIYEEFDGRNHSALAKKYNVSLQWIYKIVRTMRKEELQAKQHTQA